A genomic stretch from Lathyrus oleraceus cultivar Zhongwan6 chromosome 2, CAAS_Psat_ZW6_1.0, whole genome shotgun sequence includes:
- the LOC127117471 gene encoding uncharacterized protein LOC127117471 codes for MGYLEQLIIKFVLPISLFCVLFVLPPLFSQSLKSFLMQFFCSFDTNDESYMFLLCILLLAFIILFSILINVSSSTSNDSEWLEYNALESGIEEESISSEDEKDEDNEIEELNKKCEDFIKKMKASFYYEMKA; via the coding sequence atgggtTATTTGGAGCAGTTGATAATCAAGTTTGTGCTTCCAATTTCTCTGTTCTGTGTTCTGTTCGTTCTACCTCCCTTATTTTCTCAGTCCTTGAAATCATTCCTAATGCAATTCTTTTGCAGCTTCGACACCAATGATGAGAGTTACATGTTCCTTCTCTGTATCCTTCTTTTGGCTTTTATAATATTGTTTTCTATCCTAATCAATGTCTCTTCATCAACCAGTAATGATAGCGAATGGTTAGAATATAATGCATTAGAGTCAGGGATTGAAGAAGAATCAATTTCCAGTGAAGATGAGAAAGATGAAGATAATGAGATAGAAGAATTGAACAAGAAATGTGAAGATTTTATCAAAAAGATGAAAGCATCGTTTTATTATGAGATGAAAGCTTAA